The DNA segment gttctttctttgcaAAAGTTAGGCTCACTACTTTGGATATTAATAGTTTCTGAATTCTGGAATCACATTCTCTAATTTCATGGACTATTTTGTCAggacttttgttttcattattaaatgtgatggttaatttaggaaaagactttttttaaaaaaaagtcagatgtaATAAAGTGCAGTGTTTAGTTGCTGTTATAACCTTCACAAACAGGCTGACAAATGTTATCAACGTGTAGggtttatcattttataaaactgagcCTTGACGTTAGAGTTTTTGTAATACATTCTAGGTCATGTtacaaaagggaaggaagagatgtGGTGCTATGTTTTGCAGCaaagaaacatttccttttcaACTAATATATTCCAGGACTCAATCCCATGGGCATATGATGAGCCTGGTAAGGAGGAGATTCAATTCAAAGACAATCAAGGTGATGGAAAGGATTGAGTGAAAAAGCATCTCTGAATGCCATCTGCCCCTCCAAGGGTGCTGTCACAAAAGGAAGTGCCTGAAAGTGTGACCAAAGGACAAAAATGATGAGATCTCCTGGGTTAGATTGGAAAGTGAACTGGGAAGTAAGGGTGATTTCAGGAAGCCATGTGTCCTAGAAGCCCATACAATGGAGCCTTTTTCACCAAAGATGTTATTGttactcttttcctctctccattttaaaaaggttcatgaaaaaatatttcaggcaCTTTTGGAAATTGTCAcccagatatttaaaattatgaccTCATGGAACTTTAGTGCCATGACAAAACTTTCGGAACTTAGCACAGATGTAGTCACTGGGAAGGGCTAAGAATTAGAGTGACCTTCTGGCCCTTGAAGAACAGACAGCCCCAGAACTCTTTCATATATAACAGAGACTCAAAAATCACTCTCAAAGTTTAATACTGCAAGTGTACTTCAAAATTGACCCCCAAAAGGAGTGTTTCATCTTTTAAATACTTACCCTGCTATTCACAGTTAGTGTGAGGCATTGAAGTTTATCGGCGTTGCAATGATTTGATTATTGGTGCTGCGACTGTCACCATATGTCTGCTCTAATAGATGTAACTTGTGGGTAGTGACACTATTTTGTATCTTGCTGTAGCCTTGCATCAAGATAGTGATTTGTAATATAACAGGCAACTGACGTATATTAGTTGACTAactaaatgacttttaaaatagataatttcaAAAAGTAGCATGTTTCAAGCATACTAACTTCCTCTTCGAAACGATTAAATGCTCAGAAGCCATGGGACATGAAAACATCACAGAATTCATCCTCCTGGGTCTTTTTAGTGATGAGAAGGCGGAGGTTGCCTGCTTGGTGCTGTTCTCACTTTGCTACGTTGCAATCCTCTCAGGAAATCTGCTCATTCTCCTCACCATCCGGGGAAGCCGCCTCAGTGAACagcccatgtactttttcctcagctACTTGTCCTTTGTGGACGTCTGCTTTACCTCCACCGTGGCCCCCAAACTCATCACTGACTTATCGGCCCAGCAGAAGATCATCTCCTACAACGGCTGCATGGCCCAGATGTTTTCTGCCCACTTCTTTGGGGCCACTGAGATCTTCATCTTGGTggccatggcctatgaccgctacgcAGCCGTCTGCCGACCTCTTCACTACATGGTCATCATGAACAGCCAGGTGTGCTATGTCCTCGTCGTGGCTTCTGCTCTCGGAGCATTTATCCATTCCATCCTGCAAGTGCTGATTGTCCTCGGACTTCCCTTCTGTGGCCCCAATCAGATAGACCACTATTTCTGTGATGTGTTCCCCTTGCTGAAGCTGGCCTGCGCCGACACTAGCCTGTGGGTGATCGCAATCATTGCCACCACAGGGGGGCTGTCCCTTTTGACCTTTGTGGCCTTGGTCATTTCTTACGTCATCATCCTGTCCACGCTGCGGACCCGC comes from the Phacochoerus africanus isolate WHEZ1 chromosome 4, ROS_Pafr_v1, whole genome shotgun sequence genome and includes:
- the LOC125124489 gene encoding olfactory receptor 4P4-like, producing MGHENITEFILLGLFSDEKAEVACLVLFSLCYVAILSGNLLILLTIRGSRLSEQPMYFFLSYLSFVDVCFTSTVAPKLITDLSAQQKIISYNGCMAQMFSAHFFGATEIFILVAMAYDRYAAVCRPLHYMVIMNSQVCYVLVVASALGAFIHSILQVLIVLGLPFCGPNQIDHYFCDVFPLLKLACADTSLWVIAIIATTGGLSLLTFVALVISYVIILSTLRTRPSEGRRKALSTCGSHVTVVFLFFLPLIFTYVPTADSVGNDQIFALFYTMIAPMFNPLIYTLRNTDMQNAMRKVWCRDNLSKGKRSLWGVCPLPDLFCRQNH